The following coding sequences are from one Deltaproteobacteria bacterium window:
- the dnaK gene encoding molecular chaperone DnaK codes for MAKIIGIDLGTTNSCVAVMESGDPVVIANQEGTRTTPSTVAFTDSGERLAGQVAKRQAVTNSENTVYAIKRMIGRKYTSKEVQHDIPITPYKITEAPNGDAQVTVRGRNYSPAEISSMILTKMRQTAEDYLGEKVQDVVVTVPAYFNDSQRQATKDAGKIAGLNVLRIINEPTAAALAYGLDKKKDEKIAVFDLGGGTFDISILEIGDGVFEVKSTNGDTHLGGEDFDQVLIEYLATEFKKDQGIDIRGDKMALQRLKEAAEKAKMELSTAMETDINLPFITADASGPKHMNIKLTRAKLEALVENLIGKLEPPCQTALKDANLTPKDIDEVILVGGMTRMPRVQQKVKEIFGKEPNKGVNPDEVVAIGAAIQGGVLKGDVKDVLLLDVTPLSLGIETLGGVMTKLIEKNTSIPTRKSQVFSTAADNQPAVSIHVLQGERSMAQDNRTLGRFELVGIPPAPRGMPQIEVTFDIDANGIVHVSAKDLGTGKEQSIKITASSGLNETEIDKLVKEAEAHAEEDKKRKELIEARNQADSFLYGVEKNVKEYGDKIDSTEKAKIEDAIAKLKKAIEGEDLQSIQSAQEELTNASHKLAEAMYAKTAQQEGDVGQGSGTTDGAQHEGGRKEDDVVDADFEDVK; via the coding sequence ATGGCAAAAATAATCGGTATTGATCTGGGAACAACAAATTCGTGTGTCGCCGTCATGGAGAGCGGCGATCCCGTCGTGATAGCCAATCAGGAGGGCACTCGAACTACGCCGTCCACAGTGGCCTTCACTGACAGTGGAGAGAGGCTTGCGGGGCAGGTTGCTAAACGTCAGGCCGTAACCAATTCGGAAAATACGGTTTACGCCATCAAAAGGATGATCGGCAGAAAGTACACCTCAAAAGAGGTTCAGCATGATATCCCCATTACACCCTATAAGATTACGGAAGCTCCCAACGGTGATGCCCAGGTAACGGTACGGGGACGAAACTACAGCCCGGCGGAAATTTCATCCATGATATTGACGAAGATGAGACAGACCGCTGAAGACTATCTGGGAGAGAAGGTGCAGGATGTCGTGGTGACGGTGCCCGCCTACTTCAACGATTCCCAGCGCCAGGCGACCAAGGATGCCGGCAAGATTGCGGGACTCAACGTATTGAGAATCATCAATGAACCGACGGCGGCGGCCCTTGCTTACGGACTGGACAAGAAAAAGGACGAAAAAATAGCCGTTTTTGACCTGGGAGGCGGTACCTTCGATATTTCAATTCTGGAAATAGGGGACGGGGTTTTTGAGGTCAAGTCCACCAACGGGGATACGCATCTTGGTGGAGAGGATTTTGACCAGGTTTTGATCGAATACCTGGCAACGGAATTCAAGAAGGATCAGGGAATTGATATACGTGGTGATAAAATGGCTCTCCAAAGGTTGAAGGAGGCGGCCGAAAAGGCAAAGATGGAATTATCCACGGCAATGGAAACGGATATCAATCTGCCGTTCATCACGGCGGATGCGTCGGGTCCCAAGCATATGAACATCAAGCTGACCCGGGCAAAACTCGAGGCGTTGGTGGAAAATCTGATAGGGAAACTCGAGCCGCCCTGTCAGACTGCCCTCAAGGACGCAAACCTGACGCCGAAAGACATCGACGAAGTGATCCTTGTCGGCGGGATGACGAGAATGCCCCGAGTACAGCAGAAAGTGAAAGAAATCTTCGGAAAGGAACCGAATAAAGGCGTGAATCCGGATGAAGTCGTCGCGATCGGTGCGGCGATTCAGGGAGGGGTACTGAAAGGTGATGTGAAAGATGTCCTCCTGTTGGATGTCACCCCCCTTTCTCTGGGCATTGAAACCTTGGGCGGCGTCATGACGAAGCTGATTGAAAAGAACACCTCGATTCCGACCAGAAAGAGTCAGGTCTTCTCAACGGCGGCGGACAATCAGCCAGCAGTCAGTATCCATGTCCTCCAGGGTGAGCGGTCCATGGCTCAGGACAACCGCACCCTCGGGCGATTTGAACTTGTCGGCATTCCTCCGGCTCCACGCGGAATGCCCCAAATTGAAGTGACCTTTGATATTGATGCAAACGGAATTGTCCACGTTTCTGCAAAGGATCTCGGTACGGGGAAGGAACAAAGCATCAAAATCACCGCTTCGAGCGGCCTGAATGAGACGGAAATCGACAAGCTCGTGAAGGAAGCGGAGGCTCATGCCGAAGAAGACAAGAAACGTAAAGAATTAATCGAAGCGAGGAACCAAGCGGATTCTTTCCTTTATGGTGTCGAAAAGAATGTCAAGGAATATGGCGATAAAATTGATTCAACAGAAAAGGCAAAAATAGAAGACGCCATCGCCAAACTCAAAAAGGCGATTGAAGGCGAAGATCTGCAGTCAATTCAGTCGGCCCAGGAGGAATTGACGAATGCCTCCCACAAATTGGCCGAGGCCATGTACGCCAAAACGGCCCAACAGGAAGGAGACGTCGGTCAGGGGAGCGGGACTACGGACGGCGCTCAGCATGAAGGCGGCCGCAAGGAGGACGATGTCGTCGACGCCGACTTTGAAGATGTGAAGTAA
- a CDS encoding amino acid ABC transporter substrate-binding protein — protein MIHAKSPLIILALFTLLLSPCVQAEVLSINDPEKNEKGFSFGAILPLSGFYEDYGDRILKSLILAGGFFMPHRETFAELHIEDSQMQPEKARQRFERLKAPEDLLAVIGPLSSEEALELGELSGRKGIPLLTLTKNEDVTGLSSYCFSAVPSSKRQLRHLAHHVLNERNINRIAILYPDVPFGQDAAHFFRVEIKNRGGRITHFISYEGQSTDFSKEIMLLLRDPDDSAHSGGDMGQANQRTAFDGLFIPDTAARAAQIVSQFSFYNTQGFQLFGGSGLNDPDTIRKHRDLFAGAVFVDGYFSCGTHAKTEAFADGYYAAYAREPDSLDAYAYDAMMLVMKALKDGMTSSRPLRDILAETRAYPGVRGLITASPSRLMDSEPFLITVVEGEGVRMGRP, from the coding sequence GTGATTCACGCAAAATCCCCCTTAATTATCCTGGCTTTGTTCACATTGTTATTATCGCCGTGTGTTCAGGCGGAAGTTTTATCCATTAATGATCCGGAGAAAAATGAAAAGGGATTCTCTTTTGGGGCGATCCTCCCTCTCAGCGGATTCTATGAAGATTACGGCGACCGGATTCTGAAAAGCCTGATCCTCGCCGGTGGTTTTTTCATGCCTCATCGGGAAACCTTTGCAGAACTCCATATAGAAGACTCGCAGATGCAGCCGGAAAAAGCACGACAGAGGTTCGAAAGATTAAAGGCCCCGGAGGATTTGCTTGCGGTAATTGGTCCCCTTTCAAGCGAGGAAGCCCTGGAATTGGGTGAACTTTCCGGTCGAAAGGGCATTCCCCTGTTGACATTAACGAAAAACGAAGATGTCACGGGTTTGAGTTCCTATTGTTTCAGCGCCGTCCCCAGCTCAAAACGGCAGTTGCGCCACCTTGCCCACCATGTATTGAATGAAAGGAACATAAACCGGATAGCCATTCTCTATCCCGACGTTCCGTTCGGTCAAGACGCGGCGCACTTTTTTCGGGTAGAAATAAAAAACAGGGGGGGGAGGATCACCCACTTCATCTCATACGAGGGACAATCAACTGATTTTTCGAAAGAAATCATGTTGCTTCTCCGAGACCCGGACGATTCTGCTCACTCGGGCGGTGATATGGGACAGGCGAATCAGCGAACCGCATTTGATGGACTGTTCATTCCGGATACGGCAGCCCGTGCAGCCCAAATTGTATCGCAGTTTTCCTTTTATAATACGCAGGGTTTTCAGTTGTTTGGCGGCAGCGGCTTGAATGATCCGGATACGATCAGAAAACATCGAGATCTTTTTGCGGGTGCGGTTTTTGTTGACGGCTATTTCTCCTGTGGCACCCATGCAAAAACGGAGGCGTTTGCCGACGGGTATTATGCGGCATACGCGAGGGAACCTGATTCATTGGATGCCTACGCCTATGATGCCATGATGCTGGTCATGAAAGCCCTGAAGGATGGCATGACAAGCAGCAGGCCGCTGAGAGATATTCTGGCGGAGACGAGAGCTTATCCGGGTGTTCGTGGTTTAATCACGGCGAGTCCAAGCCGTCTTATGGACAGCGAGCCTTTTCTGATTACGGTTGTCGAAGGGGAGGGGGTCCGTATGGGCCGTCCGTGA
- the surE gene encoding 5'/3'-nucleotidase SurE: MKRRYLLTNDDGIYAKGLITLHHELSKDADCLVVAPEVEQSAVGHAITLFRPIMVRRARKNGSEIGYAVKGTPADCVKLGIRELSDRPIDLVVSGINVGANVGVNVIYSGTVSAATEGIIMGVPAMAISLDVRKDGDFETAGRFARKLAYLLVEKNLFSGMAVNVNVPALPEKEIKGVVIAKQGKARFVENFEKRVDPRENTYYWLAGDTRISEYEDEDSDASALSRGMITITPIFHDLTCHKVISEMRESRAAQELFSDLLK, from the coding sequence CTGAAACGACGATATCTATTAACGAACGATGACGGGATCTACGCCAAGGGGCTGATTACCCTGCACCATGAATTGTCCAAAGACGCCGACTGCCTGGTGGTTGCGCCGGAGGTGGAGCAAAGCGCCGTTGGACACGCCATTACGCTCTTTCGCCCCATCATGGTAAGGCGAGCGAGAAAAAACGGCAGTGAAATAGGCTACGCCGTCAAGGGGACCCCTGCTGATTGTGTCAAACTCGGGATACGGGAACTCTCGGACAGGCCCATTGACCTTGTCGTTTCCGGCATCAATGTGGGCGCCAATGTAGGGGTTAATGTGATTTATTCGGGCACCGTATCCGCTGCAACGGAGGGGATCATCATGGGGGTCCCGGCCATGGCCATATCACTCGATGTCAGGAAAGACGGAGATTTCGAAACAGCCGGCCGGTTCGCCAGAAAACTCGCCTATTTGCTGGTGGAAAAAAATCTTTTTTCTGGAATGGCCGTTAATGTCAATGTGCCCGCCTTGCCGGAAAAAGAGATAAAGGGTGTTGTAATCGCCAAACAGGGGAAGGCCCGTTTCGTGGAAAATTTTGAAAAGAGGGTCGATCCGCGAGAAAACACCTATTACTGGCTGGCTGGCGATACACGCATCTCAGAGTATGAAGATGAGGATTCAGATGCTTCCGCCTTAAGTCGGGGGATGATTACCATCACCCCCATTTTCCACGATTTGACTTGTCATAAGGTGATCAGTGAAATGCGTGAATCGCGGGCGGCGCAGGAATTATTTTCCGATCTATTGAAGTAG
- a CDS encoding aminopeptidase P family protein, with protein MYGKLNQCELTPRRDIEDRIRRLQIEMVRQGISFSIILHNVGLFYLTGSIQRGVLFLPAEGSPIYMVEKNVERASIETPLNIIPLQKKQDLRDILRNRINQRSIGGMELDVLPVLVFEKWKNLLELENIVDISPSIKKLRSLKSPFEIDQIRRSGQIVSRVFAKAGEIIQANDTEVGVAAALEAEGRMFGHQGFLRMRGFNQEMMNIYVTHGYSGTIFSGCDVPISGFGTTHAVAQGPSIQNLQQDTPILVDYGGAYNGYVTDETRVFVVGSLKDLFRKAFEAARDMIDDVAAFGRVGVDTVEIYERALELARQAHLEEHFMGYGRGKVRFIGHGLGLEINEWPIITAAHHTVLEEGMVFAYEPKFIFPGEGAIGIEADFIVRKDGLERVTDFPLDIHYL; from the coding sequence ATGTACGGAAAATTAAATCAATGCGAGTTGACGCCACGGAGAGATATTGAAGATCGTATCAGGCGCCTTCAAATTGAAATGGTCCGCCAGGGTATTTCTTTCTCCATCATTCTTCACAATGTGGGCCTTTTTTATTTAACCGGAAGCATCCAGCGTGGCGTTTTATTTCTTCCGGCTGAGGGCTCTCCCATCTACATGGTTGAAAAAAACGTGGAGCGGGCGTCCATCGAAACGCCACTGAACATCATCCCTTTACAAAAAAAACAGGATCTCAGGGATATACTGCGTAACAGGATCAACCAACGAAGCATAGGCGGAATGGAGCTGGATGTTCTCCCCGTACTGGTTTTTGAAAAATGGAAGAATCTGCTGGAATTGGAGAATATAGTCGACATATCTCCGTCGATCAAAAAATTGAGATCCCTGAAAAGTCCTTTTGAAATCGATCAGATCCGTCGCTCCGGTCAGATCGTTTCCCGTGTTTTCGCCAAGGCGGGGGAGATCATTCAGGCCAACGATACAGAGGTGGGTGTTGCCGCTGCCCTGGAAGCGGAAGGAAGAATGTTCGGGCACCAGGGATTTCTCCGCATGCGCGGTTTCAATCAGGAAATGATGAACATTTACGTTACCCATGGCTATTCCGGAACCATTTTTTCAGGCTGTGACGTGCCGATTTCGGGTTTCGGCACAACCCATGCCGTTGCCCAGGGTCCATCGATTCAGAATCTCCAGCAAGACACGCCCATTCTCGTCGATTATGGAGGCGCCTATAACGGCTACGTTACGGACGAAACACGTGTTTTTGTCGTTGGAAGCCTGAAGGATCTCTTCAGAAAAGCTTTTGAGGCGGCAAGGGATATGATCGACGATGTGGCGGCGTTCGGCAGGGTAGGGGTGGACACGGTGGAGATTTACGAGCGCGCCCTCGAACTCGCCCGGCAGGCCCATCTTGAAGAGCATTTTATGGGATACGGAAGGGGGAAGGTCCGCTTCATCGGCCACGGCCTGGGACTGGAAATCAACGAATGGCCTATCATCACGGCGGCCCACCATACGGTATTGGAAGAGGGGATGGTCTTTGCCTATGAACCGAAGTTTATCTTTCCGGGGGAAGGGGCGATCGGTATAGAAGCCGATTTCATTGTCAGGAAGGATGGCCTGGAGCGGGTGACGGATTTCCCTTTGGATATTCATTATCTGTAA
- a CDS encoding alpha-D-glucose phosphate-specific phosphoglucomutase: MNPHKLAGKPVPRDFLTNIPRLITAYYTQKPDPLEPAQRVSFGTSGHRGSSFKNSFNEMHILAISQAICNYRKSKNIDGPFFMGMDTHALSEPAMATAIEVFIANGVECIIQQGLRYTPTPVISHAILTYNGKRGSGFADGIVITPSHNPPEDGGFKYNPPHGGPADTGTTDLIEKMANDFMEEDCVHVRRIPLEKAIKSKRFHEYDYINPYVRDLANVIDLDVIARAGLKIGIDPLGGAAMDFWDPIADRYGIALEVVNRIIDPTFSFMTLDKDGKIRMDCSSAFAMQNLIKMKDHFDIACGNDTDADRHGIVTRGGGLMNANHYLVVAVHYLFQNRPGWNSEATVGKTLVSTSMIDRIAADLGRRLWEVPVGFKWFVGGLLDGTCGFGGEESAGASFLRKNGTVWTTDKDGIIMNLLACEIMARTEKDPAMIYQNLIERFGRPSYNRMDVPATPAQKEIIGNLSPDKIEAREMAGEKITAILTKASGNDADIGGLKVISPNGWFAVRPSGTEDIYKIYAESFLDAKHRELIEEEAVAILNNAFRNTGG; the protein is encoded by the coding sequence ATGAACCCTCACAAACTGGCGGGAAAACCGGTACCGAGAGATTTCCTGACCAATATCCCGCGCCTCATTACCGCTTATTACACCCAAAAACCGGATCCTCTCGAACCGGCCCAAAGGGTTTCATTCGGTACCTCGGGTCATCGGGGCTCCTCTTTCAAAAACAGCTTTAACGAGATGCACATCCTTGCCATCAGCCAGGCAATCTGCAATTATCGAAAATCAAAAAATATAGATGGGCCGTTCTTCATGGGGATGGATACCCATGCCCTGTCCGAGCCGGCAATGGCAACGGCAATCGAGGTCTTTATTGCCAACGGCGTGGAATGCATCATCCAGCAGGGTCTCCGTTACACGCCCACACCGGTTATCTCCCATGCGATCCTGACTTACAACGGGAAGAGAGGATCCGGCTTTGCGGACGGGATCGTCATCACACCCTCTCACAATCCACCGGAAGATGGCGGTTTCAAGTACAACCCCCCTCACGGGGGACCCGCCGACACCGGCACGACGGATCTCATAGAAAAAATGGCCAATGATTTCATGGAGGAGGACTGTGTTCATGTACGCAGGATCCCCCTGGAAAAGGCCATCAAATCCAAACGGTTTCATGAATACGACTATATAAATCCCTACGTTCGAGATCTTGCCAATGTCATCGATCTGGATGTGATTGCCCGGGCGGGGTTGAAGATCGGTATCGACCCCCTGGGGGGTGCGGCCATGGATTTCTGGGATCCCATTGCCGATCGTTACGGGATTGCCCTGGAGGTGGTCAACCGGATCATCGACCCGACATTTTCTTTCATGACCCTGGATAAGGATGGAAAAATCCGCATGGACTGTTCTTCCGCCTTTGCGATGCAAAACCTGATAAAGATGAAAGATCACTTTGATATTGCCTGTGGAAACGATACCGACGCGGACCGCCATGGCATCGTCACGCGCGGGGGAGGGCTCATGAATGCGAACCACTATCTCGTCGTGGCCGTCCACTATCTCTTTCAGAACAGACCGGGCTGGAACAGCGAAGCGACTGTGGGTAAAACTCTCGTCTCGACATCCATGATTGACCGCATTGCCGCGGATCTGGGGCGTCGTCTCTGGGAGGTGCCGGTTGGCTTCAAATGGTTTGTCGGAGGTTTGCTTGATGGAACCTGCGGATTCGGTGGAGAGGAGAGCGCGGGGGCTTCCTTCCTGAGAAAAAACGGGACCGTCTGGACAACGGATAAGGATGGCATCATCATGAACCTGTTGGCCTGCGAAATCATGGCCCGGACGGAAAAGGATCCGGCCATGATTTATCAGAACCTGATTGAACGGTTCGGGCGTCCCTCTTATAACCGGATGGATGTACCGGCTACCCCCGCACAGAAGGAAATCATAGGGAACCTTTCGCCGGATAAAATCGAAGCCAGGGAAATGGCGGGAGAAAAGATCACTGCAATCCTGACAAAAGCGTCAGGGAATGATGCTGATATCGGTGGGTTGAAAGTTATTTCTCCAAATGGCTGGTTTGCCGTGCGCCCCTCGGGAACGGAGGATATCTATAAAATTTACGCGGAAAGTTTTCTGGACGCAAAGCATCGTGAGTTGATTGAAGAGGAAGCGGTTGCCATCTTGAACAATGCTTTCAGGAATACGGGGGGCTGA
- a CDS encoding glutamine--tRNA ligase/YqeY domain fusion protein produces the protein MEQNQPTYPSDFIRDIIDKDLELGKNQRRVTTRFPPEPNGYPHIGHAKSVCLNFGIARQYGGTCNLRMDDTDPAGEDMEYVESIMTDVKWLGFDWEDRLYFASDYYDKLYNYAVQMIKDGKAYICDLTTEEMRQYRGTLTEPGKESPYRNRSVEENLALFEKMRAGEFEEGDHVLRAKIDMAAKNMTMRDPVMYRIKKEEHYRTGSRWCIYPMYDFAHCLSDYIENITHSICTLEFENNRPLYDWFLDQVVKGDRPRQIEFARLNLTYTVLSKRKLIELVGGELVSGWDDPRMPTLSGMRRRGFSPAAIRDFCERIGVAKNNSMIDVALLENCVREDLNERAPRVMAVLRPLRVVIDNYPEEKTEDFDCPFHPKHGEMGSRKVPFSRVLYIEQDDFMENPPKKFFRLSVGKEVRLRYGYYIKCVSIEKNPDTGAVEAIHCTYDPETRSGFAPDGRKVNATIHWVSARHGIPCEVRLYDRLFRVPDPMAEEGELKDFLNPHSLETITTAIVEPSLRDVQAGRHFQFERLGYFIVDPVDSSPKTTVFNRAVTLRDSWARNQIKK, from the coding sequence ATGGAACAGAATCAACCAACCTACCCTTCCGACTTCATCCGGGATATTATCGATAAGGATCTGGAACTTGGAAAAAATCAGAGGAGAGTGACCACACGCTTTCCACCGGAACCCAATGGATATCCCCATATCGGCCATGCGAAATCTGTCTGCCTGAACTTCGGCATTGCAAGGCAATACGGGGGAACCTGCAACCTGAGGATGGACGATACCGATCCGGCCGGTGAAGACATGGAGTACGTCGAGTCCATCATGACGGATGTGAAATGGCTGGGGTTCGATTGGGAGGATCGTCTCTATTTTGCATCGGATTATTATGACAAATTATACAACTATGCAGTTCAGATGATAAAGGACGGCAAAGCATATATATGTGATTTAACCACGGAAGAAATGCGCCAATATCGGGGTACCCTGACGGAACCCGGCAAGGAAAGCCCTTACAGGAACCGGTCAGTGGAAGAAAACCTGGCTTTGTTTGAAAAGATGAGGGCCGGGGAATTCGAGGAAGGGGACCACGTTTTACGTGCTAAAATCGACATGGCGGCAAAAAACATGACCATGCGCGATCCTGTCATGTATCGGATTAAAAAGGAAGAGCATTACCGAACCGGAAGCAGGTGGTGCATCTATCCCATGTACGATTTTGCCCATTGTCTTTCCGACTACATTGAAAATATCACCCATTCCATTTGTACCCTTGAGTTTGAGAATAACAGACCCCTTTACGACTGGTTTCTTGATCAGGTCGTGAAAGGAGATCGTCCGAGACAAATCGAGTTTGCCCGTTTAAACCTGACCTATACGGTCTTGAGCAAAAGAAAACTGATAGAACTGGTTGGAGGGGAATTGGTCTCAGGTTGGGATGACCCCAGAATGCCGACCCTGTCCGGGATGCGTAGGCGGGGATTCAGCCCCGCCGCCATACGCGATTTTTGCGAACGGATCGGGGTCGCGAAAAACAACAGCATGATTGATGTCGCCCTCCTGGAAAACTGCGTCCGCGAGGACCTGAATGAAAGGGCCCCCCGTGTCATGGCTGTCCTGCGTCCCCTACGTGTTGTAATCGACAACTATCCTGAAGAAAAGACGGAAGATTTCGATTGTCCCTTCCATCCGAAACACGGGGAAATGGGTTCAAGAAAGGTCCCCTTCAGCCGGGTCCTCTATATCGAACAGGATGATTTCATGGAGAACCCGCCCAAAAAATTCTTCCGGTTGAGCGTGGGGAAGGAAGTGCGGCTGCGTTACGGTTATTACATCAAGTGCGTCAGTATTGAGAAAAACCCGGACACAGGCGCAGTCGAGGCCATTCACTGTACCTATGATCCCGAAACAAGAAGCGGTTTTGCCCCGGACGGCCGTAAGGTCAATGCGACGATCCATTGGGTATCGGCACGTCATGGGATTCCCTGCGAAGTGAGGCTGTATGACCGCCTCTTCCGCGTCCCCGATCCTATGGCGGAAGAAGGGGAACTCAAAGACTTCCTGAACCCGCATTCACTGGAAACCATCACCACGGCCATCGTAGAACCCAGTCTGCGGGATGTTCAGGCGGGACGGCATTTTCAATTCGAGCGGTTGGGCTATTTTATTGTGGATCCCGTTGATTCGTCGCCCAAAACCACGGTCTTTAACAGAGCCGTGACCCTTCGGGATTCCTGGGCCAGAAACCAGATAAAAAAATAA
- a CDS encoding DnaJ domain-containing protein, protein MAEDYYKILGIGKASTADEIKKAYRKLALKFHPDKNPGNKDAEEKFKKINEAYAVLSDAEKRKEYDQFGSADSFKQRFSQEDIFRGFDLNEILKDLGFGFGGASQRRQDFSQGQTDPFASFFGGGQRRYARAPQKGEDLYYNISISLEESVFGAEKKIALHKQDHVAEINVKIPKGINAGKKLRLAGKGGPGVAGGPPGDLFLEINILPHPIFARDGNDIHILKSINYSQAVLGTSIDIPTVDGSVKRVKVPSGTQSNTKIRLKGLGVPATKNSPAGDQYVKITIDVPRKLNDRQRKIMKELSETGL, encoded by the coding sequence ATGGCTGAAGATTATTACAAAATTCTGGGAATAGGCAAGGCTTCCACGGCTGATGAAATCAAGAAGGCCTACAGAAAACTGGCCTTGAAATTCCATCCCGACAAAAATCCCGGCAACAAAGACGCCGAGGAAAAGTTCAAGAAAATTAATGAAGCCTACGCGGTTTTGAGCGACGCGGAAAAGAGAAAGGAATACGATCAATTCGGATCGGCGGATTCCTTTAAGCAACGATTTTCACAAGAAGACATTTTCCGCGGCTTCGACCTGAACGAAATCTTGAAGGATCTCGGTTTCGGATTCGGCGGTGCCAGCCAGCGGCGACAGGACTTTTCTCAGGGACAAACCGATCCGTTCGCAAGTTTTTTCGGAGGCGGCCAGAGACGTTATGCTCGGGCCCCTCAGAAGGGGGAGGATCTTTACTATAATATATCAATCAGCCTTGAGGAATCGGTTTTCGGGGCGGAGAAAAAGATTGCCCTCCACAAGCAGGACCACGTTGCGGAGATAAATGTAAAAATTCCCAAGGGAATCAACGCCGGCAAAAAGCTGAGACTTGCCGGGAAAGGCGGCCCCGGGGTTGCCGGTGGCCCGCCTGGGGACCTGTTCCTTGAAATCAATATACTTCCACACCCCATCTTCGCCCGCGACGGCAATGACATACACATCCTGAAGTCCATCAACTATTCTCAGGCCGTCCTGGGAACGTCAATTGATATCCCCACGGTGGATGGATCGGTCAAGAGGGTTAAAGTTCCTTCAGGGACGCAGAGCAACACCAAAATTCGCCTGAAAGGGCTGGGCGTACCCGCCACAAAAAATTCCCCTGCAGGTGACCAGTATGTAAAAATCACGATCGATGTCCCCAGGAAGCTGAATGATCGACAAAGAAAAATAATGAAGGAATTGTCAGAGACGGGTTTGTAA
- a CDS encoding UPF0280 family protein has translation MVEPRTYRNRIRAGRLEFYNPCVAETDLYVGTDSNLYSVALDIIIKYRINIENYIKINPAFRNTLAPFPDDPFAPPIVKEMIFQSKEAGVGPMASVAGAMSHFVGTDLLAFSENVIVENGGDDFIKTTEDAHVAVFAGASPLSEKIVLKIRSRSIPTGVCTSSGSIGHSLSFGRADAVCVVSDSTALADAAATAVCNRVKDEKDIRKALEWGMRVEGVRGILIIIKDKMGLIGDIELA, from the coding sequence ATGGTTGAACCCAGGACATATCGGAACAGGATCAGAGCGGGCAGGCTGGAATTTTACAACCCCTGTGTCGCTGAAACAGATTTATATGTGGGCACCGACAGCAATTTATACAGTGTTGCTTTAGATATAATCATTAAATATCGAATTAACATAGAGAATTATATTAAAATTAATCCGGCATTTCGCAACACCCTGGCACCCTTTCCGGACGACCCATTCGCTCCTCCCATCGTCAAAGAGATGATTTTTCAGTCAAAAGAGGCCGGTGTCGGTCCCATGGCCTCTGTTGCCGGCGCCATGTCGCATTTTGTCGGAACGGACCTCCTTGCATTCAGCGAAAACGTCATTGTCGAAAATGGCGGTGATGATTTCATTAAAACGACCGAGGACGCCCATGTGGCGGTGTTTGCGGGGGCGTCTCCGTTGAGTGAGAAAATTGTCTTGAAAATTCGATCGCGTTCCATCCCGACGGGGGTCTGCACATCTTCAGGATCGATCGGCCATTCCCTGAGCTTCGGTAGAGCCGATGCGGTGTGTGTCGTGTCGGATTCGACTGCCTTAGCCGATGCGGCGGCCACAGCCGTCTGCAACCGCGTGAAGGACGAAAAGGACATTCGAAAGGCCCTCGAATGGGGAATGAGGGTCGAGGGGGTTCGGGGCATTCTGATCATCATAAAAGATAAAATGGGGCTCATTGGCGATATTGAGTTGGCTTGA